A genome region from Macaca fascicularis isolate 582-1 chromosome 3, T2T-MFA8v1.1 includes the following:
- the ARL4A gene encoding ADP-ribosylation factor-like protein 4A — MGNGLSDQTSILSSLPSFQSFHIVILGLDCAGKTTVLYRLQFNEFVNTVPTKGFNTEKIKVTLGNSKTVTFHFWDVGGQEKLRPLWKSYTRCTDGIVFVVDSVDVERMEEAKTELHKITRISENQGVPVLIVANKQDLRNSLSLSEIEKLLAMGELSSSTPWHLQPTCAIIGDGLKEGLEKLHDMIIKRRKMLRQQKKKR, encoded by the coding sequence ATGGGGAATGGGCTATCAGACCAGACTTCTATCCTGTCCAGCCTGCCTTCATTTCAGTCCTTCCACATTGTTATTCTGGGTTTGGACTGTGCTGGAAAGACAACTGTCTTATACAGGCTGCAGTTCAATGAATTTGTAAATACCGTACCTACCAAAGGATTTAACACTGAGAAAATTAAGGTAACCTTGGGAAATTCTAAAACAGTCACGTTTCACTTCTGGGATGTAGGTGGTCAGGAGAAGTTAAGGCCACTGTGGAAGTCATATACCAGATGCACAGATGGCATTGTATTTGTTGTGGACTCTGTTGATGTCGAAAGGATGGAGGAAGCCAAAACTGAACTTCACAAAATAACTAGGATATCAGAAAATCAAGGAGTCCCTGTACTTATAGTTGCTAACAAACAAGACTTGAGGAACTCATTGTCTCTTTCAGAAATTGAGAAATTGTTAGCAATGGGTGAACTGAGCTCATCAACTCCTTGGCATTTGCAGCCTACCTGTGCAATCATAGGAGATGGCCTAAAGGAAGGACTTGAGAAACTACATGATATGatcattaaaagaagaaaaatgttgcggcaacagaaaaagaaaagatga